In Urechidicola croceus, a single window of DNA contains:
- the neuC gene encoding UDP-N-acetylglucosamine 2-epimerase: MLKKKICVVVTARPSYSRIKTALTAIKNHPKLELQLVVAGSALLGRYGNAVDFIENDGFTVDEKVFMVLEGENPTAMAKTTGLGVMELSNVFYKLNPDAVVTIADRFETIATSIAAAYQNIPLIHIQGGEVTGNIDEKVRHANTKLADVHLVASEEAKERVIKLGENPDMVVNTGCPSIDLAKEIAESPNLDFDPIEKYGGVGESINWKDGYLVVMQHPVTTEYKQAKVDVTTTLKAIDELNIPTFWFWPNVDAGSDGTSSGIRTYREIHQPKNIHFFKNMEPNDFLRLLKNSKCLIGNSSVGIRECAYLGVPVVNIGTRQNRRERGKNVIDVMYEKDAIKDAVKNRIDSEIIVSEHIYGDGEAGKRIAEVLASIQLHFHKTITY; this comes from the coding sequence ATGCTAAAAAAGAAGATATGTGTCGTTGTTACTGCACGACCATCTTATAGTAGAATAAAAACAGCACTAACTGCAATTAAAAATCATCCAAAATTAGAATTGCAATTAGTAGTTGCAGGTTCAGCATTACTAGGAAGATATGGGAATGCTGTTGATTTTATTGAAAATGACGGTTTTACTGTAGATGAAAAAGTATTTATGGTATTAGAAGGAGAAAACCCAACAGCAATGGCTAAAACTACTGGCTTAGGAGTTATGGAATTATCCAATGTTTTTTATAAACTAAATCCAGATGCAGTAGTTACAATTGCCGATCGATTTGAAACAATTGCAACTTCTATCGCTGCAGCATATCAAAATATACCATTAATACATATTCAAGGAGGAGAAGTAACAGGAAATATTGATGAAAAAGTACGTCATGCCAATACTAAATTAGCAGATGTTCATTTAGTAGCATCAGAAGAAGCAAAGGAAAGAGTTATAAAATTGGGAGAAAATCCTGATATGGTAGTTAATACAGGTTGCCCTTCAATTGATTTAGCCAAAGAAATAGCTGAAAGCCCAAATCTAGATTTTGATCCTATTGAAAAATATGGTGGTGTTGGTGAAAGTATAAATTGGAAAGATGGATATTTGGTAGTAATGCAACATCCAGTAACTACTGAATATAAACAAGCAAAAGTTGATGTAACAACAACTTTAAAGGCAATTGATGAATTAAATATTCCAACTTTTTGGTTTTGGCCAAATGTAGATGCAGGTTCAGATGGAACATCAAGTGGAATAAGAACTTATAGAGAGATTCATCAGCCTAAAAACATCCATTTTTTCAAAAATATGGAGCCAAATGATTTTTTAAGATTATTAAAAAATTCAAAATGTTTAATTGGAAATTCTAGTGTTGGAATTAGAGAATGCGCTTATTTAGGAGTTCCTGTTGTGAATATTGGAACAAGACAAAATAGACGAGAAAGAGGTAAAAATGTAATTGATGTGATGTATGAAAAAGATGCAATAAAAGATGCTGTTAAAAATAGAATAGATAGTGAGATTATAGTATCAGAGCATATTTATGGAGATGGTGAAGCAGGAAAAAGAATAGCCGAAGTATTAGCCTCTATTCAGTTACACTTCCATAAAACAATAACATATTAA
- a CDS encoding glycosyltransferase — MRKGFNPNKNKKTSELDYFHQVIIPVYIPSNIGYFKESLDILKLTIQSLLNTSHEKTFVTIVNNGSNQEVYIYLESLLISNKIHEVIHTTNIGKINAILKGIAGHNFPLITISDADVLFLNNWQKETYAVFEAFPKTGFVSPCPIPKLVKYYTYNIIVDTLFSKQVKFTKVKNSDALSSFAKSIGNPNFYNQHHLDQYLTINNNKFKAVIGGGHFVGTYRSDVFKDINQRYSEFSLGGTSEIDFLDKPIVENGFWRLSTNDNYVYHMGNTLEGWFDKIVIEKKIASDFKKNEMPNLEPVKNIKIINWIKNRIFHLFISREIIWKKYLKFKGLNKNAANNY, encoded by the coding sequence ATGCGAAAAGGATTTAACCCTAATAAAAATAAAAAAACTTCAGAATTGGATTATTTCCATCAAGTTATAATTCCAGTATATATTCCATCTAATATTGGGTATTTTAAAGAGAGTTTAGATATTTTAAAACTTACAATACAATCCTTACTTAATACATCTCATGAAAAAACATTTGTTACTATTGTTAATAATGGTAGCAATCAAGAAGTATATATTTATTTAGAAAGCCTACTTATTTCAAATAAAATTCATGAAGTAATACACACAACTAATATTGGTAAAATCAATGCAATATTGAAAGGTATAGCAGGACATAATTTTCCTCTAATTACAATATCTGATGCAGATGTTTTGTTTCTAAATAATTGGCAAAAAGAAACTTATGCTGTATTTGAGGCTTTTCCTAAAACTGGTTTTGTAAGCCCCTGTCCAATACCTAAATTGGTGAAGTATTATACATATAATATTATTGTTGATACTTTATTTTCTAAACAAGTGAAATTCACAAAAGTTAAGAACTCTGATGCATTAAGTAGTTTTGCAAAAAGTATAGGTAATCCTAATTTTTATAACCAGCATCATTTAGATCAATATTTAACTATTAATAATAATAAATTCAAAGCTGTTATTGGAGGAGGACACTTTGTTGGAACTTACCGATCAGATGTCTTTAAAGACATTAATCAACGATATTCTGAATTTAGTTTAGGAGGAACAAGCGAAATTGATTTTTTAGATAAGCCAATAGTTGAAAATGGTTTTTGGAGACTTTCAACCAATGATAATTATGTTTATCATATGGGAAATACACTTGAAGGTTGGTTTGATAAAATCGTTATTGAAAAAAAAATAGCGTCTGATTTTAAAAAAAATGAAATGCCTAATTTAGAGCCGGTAAAAAATATAAAAATAATCAATTGGATAAAAAATCGTATTTTTCATTTATTTATTAGTAGAGAAATAATTTGGAAAAAGTATTTAAAATTCAAAGGATTAAATAAGAATGCAGCAAATAATTATTAA
- a CDS encoding N-acetylneuraminate synthase family protein: MTKIIAEIAQAHDGSLGIAHSYIDALSKTGVDTIKFQTHIAEAESSIYEPFRVKFSKQDATRFEYWKRMEFNLNQWKEIKKHCDEVGLEFMSSPFSNAAVDLLEEVGVKCYKVGSGEVNNLLLLEKIAQTGKPIIISSGMSSLSELDTTVAFLKERNLEYSILQCTTSYPTSPEQYGLNVIQELKERYQVPIGFSDHSSSIESCIAATALGAEILEFHVVFDKEMFGPDAKSSLTIAETSLLVNGVRNIEKALQNPIDKNNNFQFSDLKQIFEKSLAVNKDLDIGHVLTFSDLETKKPKGYGILASDYKNVIGKTLNKPMKKWDFLNIEDINE; the protein is encoded by the coding sequence ATGACAAAAATAATTGCAGAAATAGCACAAGCTCATGATGGAAGTTTAGGAATAGCACACTCTTATATTGATGCACTTTCTAAAACAGGAGTTGATACTATAAAATTTCAAACTCATATTGCAGAAGCTGAAAGTAGTATTTATGAACCTTTTCGTGTTAAGTTTTCAAAACAAGATGCTACACGTTTTGAGTATTGGAAACGAATGGAATTTAATTTAAATCAATGGAAAGAAATAAAAAAACATTGCGATGAAGTTGGATTAGAATTTATGAGCTCACCATTTAGCAATGCAGCAGTAGATTTATTAGAAGAAGTAGGAGTAAAGTGTTATAAAGTTGGTTCAGGAGAAGTAAATAACCTTTTGTTGTTAGAAAAAATAGCACAAACAGGTAAGCCAATAATTATTTCTTCAGGAATGAGTTCTCTTTCTGAATTAGATACAACAGTTGCTTTTTTGAAAGAACGAAATTTAGAGTATTCAATACTTCAATGTACAACATCATACCCAACTAGTCCAGAGCAATATGGTTTAAATGTAATTCAAGAATTAAAAGAACGATATCAAGTTCCAATCGGTTTTTCAGATCATTCATCATCCATTGAATCTTGTATCGCAGCAACTGCACTTGGTGCTGAAATATTAGAATTTCATGTAGTCTTTGATAAAGAAATGTTTGGTCCAGATGCAAAGTCTTCTTTAACAATTGCAGAAACCTCACTATTGGTAAATGGAGTCCGAAATATAGAAAAGGCACTTCAAAATCCGATTGATAAGAATAACAATTTTCAATTTTCTGATTTGAAACAAATTTTTGAAAAATCTTTAGCAGTAAATAAAGATTTAGATATAGGGCATGTACTTACTTTTTCAGATTTAGAAACTAAAAAACCAAAAGGTTATGGTATTTTAGCAAGTGATTATAAAAATGTTATTGGAAAAACCCTAAATAAACCAATGAAGAAATGGGATTTTTTGAATATTGAAGATATAAATGAATGA
- a CDS encoding glycosyltransferase family 2 protein, producing MRLSIIIPTYNSEKVLNKALKSIINQSFKDVEVLIIDGLSKDKTLKIAKEFQKEIPSIIIKSEKDNGIYDAMNKGIKLANGEWLFFMGSDDTLFDNYTLEKVFESISKTKEKVIYGNVKIVGDTGWAKNGDIYDGEFSIEKLFNQNICHQSMFYNSKFIKKDIGFFNLNYDICSDWDFNLRCRAKTNFYYCNIIIANFFSGGLSTNSGDKEFSIDFINNIMDYYKINLFNKLLNSPSFKRHPEVKTLQKKKHPYRFKFLKLVKQIFKRLEIK from the coding sequence ATGAGATTATCTATTATAATCCCTACATATAATTCAGAAAAAGTATTAAATAAAGCACTTAAAAGTATAATTAATCAATCATTTAAAGACGTTGAGGTATTAATAATTGATGGTTTATCTAAGGATAAAACTTTAAAAATTGCTAAAGAGTTTCAAAAAGAAATACCAAGTATTATTATTAAATCTGAAAAGGATAATGGTATTTATGATGCAATGAACAAGGGAATTAAACTTGCTAATGGAGAGTGGCTATTCTTTATGGGAAGTGATGATACTTTATTCGATAATTATACTTTAGAAAAAGTATTTGAATCTATTTCAAAAACTAAAGAAAAAGTAATATATGGAAATGTTAAAATAGTAGGTGATACAGGATGGGCAAAAAATGGAGATATTTATGATGGAGAATTTTCAATTGAAAAGTTATTTAATCAAAATATTTGTCACCAATCAATGTTTTATAATTCCAAATTTATTAAAAAGGATATAGGATTTTTTAATTTAAATTATGATATCTGTTCAGATTGGGATTTTAATTTACGCTGTAGAGCCAAAACAAACTTTTATTATTGTAATATTATTATAGCAAACTTTTTTTCAGGAGGATTATCTACTAATTCTGGTGATAAAGAGTTTTCAATTGATTTTATAAACAATATAATGGACTATTATAAAATTAATTTATTTAATAAACTATTAAATTCACCTAGTTTTAAACGCCATCCAGAAGTGAAAACGCTGCAAAAAAAGAAACACCCATATAGGTTTAAATTTTTAAAATTGGTTAAACAAATATTTAAAAGACTTGAAATTAAATAA
- a CDS encoding glycosyltransferase family 2 protein, whose translation MNEPLVSIIIPTYNRAYLIAETIESILKQTFTNWECIIVDDGSSDNTEQLMNEFSKKDSRIQFYKRPVNKIKGANSCRNYGFELSKGKYINWFDSDDLMAYDFLETGISTLKNSINDFIIFDYEIFKENISNTIKIQKNQTKNLIEDYATWKINFGTWAIIWKRSIVKNYNFDESLTRAQDLDFNLRIFFNEKFTFVNSNKIGVFLRQHDKNLTSKFNNKNFESLKSEIKVRSYLINNLIKLNTDKKVITNSIKILNISFIKLYRSNEYKTFITEIKKCINFKEKPLKKIFWYSKTRLLLFIYKVFKRGDLKLKKHLLSLPFGNIYRMNG comes from the coding sequence ATGAATGAACCATTAGTATCTATTATTATTCCAACATATAATCGTGCATATTTGATTGCAGAAACAATTGAAAGTATTTTAAAACAAACATTTACTAATTGGGAGTGTATTATTGTTGATGATGGAAGTTCAGATAATACTGAGCAGTTAATGAATGAGTTTTCTAAAAAAGATTCAAGAATACAATTTTATAAAAGACCAGTTAATAAAATAAAAGGAGCAAATTCGTGTAGAAATTATGGCTTTGAATTATCTAAAGGAAAATATATTAATTGGTTTGATAGTGATGATTTGATGGCGTATGATTTTTTGGAAACAGGAATATCTACCCTGAAAAATTCTATTAATGACTTTATTATATTTGATTATGAAATTTTTAAAGAAAATATATCAAATACTATTAAAATTCAAAAAAATCAAACAAAAAATCTTATTGAAGATTATGCTACTTGGAAAATAAATTTTGGAACATGGGCAATTATTTGGAAAAGAAGTATTGTTAAAAATTATAATTTTGATGAAAGTTTAACTAGAGCTCAAGATTTAGATTTTAATTTAAGAATATTTTTTAACGAGAAATTTACTTTTGTTAATAGCAATAAGATTGGAGTTTTTTTACGCCAACACGATAAAAATTTAACATCTAAATTTAATAATAAAAATTTTGAAAGTTTAAAAAGTGAAATTAAAGTTCGCAGTTATTTAATTAATAATTTAATAAAACTCAATACAGATAAAAAAGTAATTACTAATAGTATTAAGATTTTAAATATTTCGTTTATAAAATTATATAGGAGTAATGAATATAAAACTTTTATTACTGAAATAAAAAAATGTATTAATTTTAAAGAAAAGCCTTTAAAAAAAATATTTTGGTATTCAAAAACACGATTACTTTTGTTTATATATAAAGTTTTTAAAAGAGGAGATTTAAAATTAAAAAAGCATTTATTATCACTTCCATTTGGAAATATTTATAGAATGAATGGCTAA
- a CDS encoding glycosyltransferase family 2 protein: MKIYIVIVTYNGMNWLKKCLDSVLNSSIPLEIVIIDNNSSDATVSFIKNNYPEIVLFEQNQNLGFGAANNLGISYALKKSSDFIFLLNQDAFLYKDTVETLIEVYKKNNDFGIISPIHLNGVGNNFDFNFLNYLKKNKKILFDALKNNYTKSIYEVPFVNAAAWLLPRKTIESVGGFDPLFFHYGEDDNFCQRILYHKFKIGVVPKAYINHDRENVEEKTTLSILDKLSLRERYLKTIWADINKDFSRNDMLKHQVVLKKIIFKLTLRLKFKKMKYYLGEYKMIKKIIPKILNSRKINKQIGKSYLT, from the coding sequence ATGAAAATATATATAGTAATAGTAACATATAATGGTATGAATTGGCTTAAGAAATGTTTAGATAGTGTTTTAAATAGTTCAATCCCATTAGAAATAGTTATAATTGATAATAATTCCTCAGATGCTACAGTGTCATTTATAAAAAATAATTACCCAGAAATTGTATTATTTGAGCAGAATCAAAATTTAGGTTTTGGCGCAGCAAATAATTTAGGGATTAGTTATGCATTAAAAAAATCTTCAGATTTTATTTTTTTACTGAATCAAGATGCTTTTTTATATAAGGATACTGTAGAAACACTAATAGAAGTTTATAAAAAAAATAATGATTTTGGTATAATAAGCCCTATTCACTTAAATGGTGTAGGAAATAATTTTGATTTTAATTTTTTAAATTATTTAAAAAAAAATAAAAAAATTTTATTTGATGCATTAAAAAATAATTACACCAAAAGTATTTATGAAGTACCATTTGTTAATGCTGCAGCTTGGTTATTACCAAGGAAGACAATAGAATCTGTAGGTGGGTTTGATCCATTGTTTTTTCACTACGGAGAAGACGATAATTTTTGTCAAAGAATACTTTATCACAAATTTAAAATTGGAGTAGTTCCAAAAGCATATATTAACCATGATAGAGAAAATGTGGAAGAAAAAACAACTTTATCAATTTTAGATAAGTTATCATTGAGGGAACGATATTTAAAAACCATATGGGCAGATATTAATAAAGATTTCTCAAGAAATGATATGTTAAAGCACCAAGTAGTTTTAAAAAAAATCATATTTAAATTGACATTAAGATTAAAGTTTAAAAAAATGAAATACTATTTAGGTGAATATAAAATGATAAAAAAAATTATTCCAAAAATATTAAATAGTAGAAAAATTAATAAGCAAATAGGAAAATCTTATTTAACTTAA
- a CDS encoding acylneuraminate cytidylyltransferase family protein yields MKVLGIIPARGGSKGVKKKNIRIVDGLPLISYTIKAAQESELLTHFLVTTDSDEIIDVVKTTNSDFYKRDIKNAQDTSPIEPVIEEVLNTLDDSYDLIVLLQPTAPIRTGKDIDNVIQMFFDNSDTKSVVSVIELSDIHPARMYSIDNSLIMHSINKENERKRRQELESVYIRNGCIYAITTDAFKLHKKVILDTKKAYVMPENLWANVDTERDLLILEVLIKEWKKGNL; encoded by the coding sequence ATGAAAGTTCTTGGAATCATACCAGCAAGAGGAGGGTCAAAAGGGGTTAAGAAAAAAAATATTCGAATTGTTGATGGACTTCCTTTGATTTCTTACACGATTAAGGCTGCTCAAGAAAGTGAACTTTTAACTCATTTTTTGGTAACAACCGATAGTGATGAAATAATTGATGTTGTTAAAACTACAAATTCAGATTTTTATAAAAGGGATATAAAAAATGCTCAAGATACTTCTCCAATAGAACCAGTAATTGAAGAGGTTTTAAACACTTTAGATGACTCATATGATTTGATAGTTTTATTGCAACCAACAGCACCAATACGAACTGGAAAAGACATTGATAATGTAATCCAAATGTTTTTTGATAATTCTGATACTAAATCAGTGGTTTCAGTAATTGAGTTGAGCGACATTCACCCTGCAAGGATGTATTCAATTGATAATTCTTTAATAATGCACTCTATAAATAAAGAAAATGAACGTAAAAGACGACAAGAATTAGAATCTGTTTATATTAGAAATGGTTGTATTTATGCAATTACAACAGATGCTTTTAAACTGCATAAAAAAGTGATTTTAGATACTAAAAAAGCGTATGTTATGCCTGAAAATTTATGGGCAAATGTAGATACTGAAAGAGACTTATTAATTTTAGAAGTTTTAATAAAAGAGTGGAAGAAGGGAAATTTGTAG
- a CDS encoding glycosyltransferase WbsX family protein, translating to MKIKPIALYLPQYHPIPENDKWWGKGFTEWTNVVKARPKFVGHYQPHLPSDLGFYDLRLEESRLAQEALAKEYGMFGFCYYHYWFNGKRVLNEPLDRKLQNPKEDFPFMLCWANENWTRAWDGNIEDVLLKQDYSEKDDRKHIKFLISYFKDERYIKVNGKPFFIFYKPDLFPDMARTITIFREEAKKENLELYLGCFERWIGMDKKQMQELDFDAIIEFQPLSKSMHLFNAKKLTQKQELKPNLLNRIKSKIQKKFSFRSDNKKNNDLVVNYKEFIDFDIQNSNPNVYPGVCPMWDNSSRRIGQNSTMFINNSPEYFKYWYQQKIKKTNFEDLEDSFIFINAWNEWAEGNHLEPCHKWGKAYLEALL from the coding sequence ATGAAAATTAAACCAATAGCACTCTATTTACCTCAGTACCATCCAATACCAGAAAATGATAAATGGTGGGGAAAAGGTTTTACAGAATGGACTAATGTAGTTAAGGCACGTCCTAAGTTTGTTGGACATTATCAACCTCATTTACCATCAGATTTAGGTTTTTATGACCTACGACTAGAAGAATCTCGATTGGCACAAGAAGCATTAGCCAAGGAATATGGTATGTTTGGCTTCTGCTATTATCATTATTGGTTTAACGGTAAAAGAGTTTTAAATGAGCCTTTGGATAGAAAATTACAAAATCCTAAAGAAGATTTCCCTTTTATGCTTTGTTGGGCAAATGAAAATTGGACTAGAGCTTGGGATGGTAATATAGAAGATGTATTATTAAAGCAAGATTATTCAGAAAAAGATGATAGAAAACATATTAAATTTTTAATATCATATTTTAAGGATGAAAGATATATAAAAGTAAATGGTAAACCTTTTTTTATTTTTTACAAACCTGATTTATTTCCTGATATGGCAAGAACTATAACCATATTTAGAGAAGAGGCTAAAAAGGAAAATTTAGAACTTTATTTAGGTTGTTTTGAGCGTTGGATCGGTATGGATAAAAAGCAAATGCAAGAATTAGATTTTGATGCTATTATTGAATTTCAACCTCTTTCTAAATCTATGCATTTATTTAATGCTAAAAAACTTACTCAAAAACAAGAATTAAAACCAAATTTACTTAATCGAATAAAATCCAAAATTCAAAAGAAATTTAGTTTTAGGAGTGATAATAAAAAGAATAATGATTTAGTTGTGAATTATAAAGAATTTATTGATTTTGATATTCAAAATTCAAACCCCAATGTATATCCAGGTGTTTGTCCTATGTGGGATAATTCATCAAGGCGAATAGGTCAAAATTCAACAATGTTTATCAATAATTCACCTGAATACTTTAAGTACTGGTACCAACAAAAAATAAAAAAAACTAATTTTGAAGATCTTGAAGATAGTTTTATTTTTATTAATGCCTGGAATGAATGGGCAGAAGGCAATCATTTAGAACCTTGTCATAAATGGGGAAAAGCATATCTTGAAGCACTATTATGA
- a CDS encoding glycosyltransferase yields the protein MAKVTIVLPSYNHANFLNDRLESILNQTYKDWEIIIIDDKSTDKSIDILNQFVKKNKSKIKHFIVNSKNSGSGYLSWKKGIELAKTEYIWIAETDDYSDINFLSNSIKVLNENKECALTFCTSVYVDINKKTLYDSTARTKNLYVDNDDCKVFNSLILENVLPFNTYITNGSSVVFKKPKNKIPNEIFINKQSSDIFLWTYLVKNKSFAFINKKLNYFRRHEDSTTSKISELDKESVYYEKANYLNYFSCQEKYIEFINHYIKHIVNANKMKIFDISAILKIEKIKFLRLKYLQLLFKFYLNKIFR from the coding sequence ATGGCTAAAGTTACAATTGTATTACCGAGTTATAATCACGCAAATTTTCTAAATGATCGTTTAGAATCTATACTTAATCAAACATATAAAGATTGGGAGATTATAATAATTGATGATAAGTCTACCGATAAAAGTATTGATATCTTAAACCAATTTGTTAAAAAAAATAAATCTAAAATAAAGCATTTTATAGTAAATTCAAAAAATTCGGGAAGTGGTTATTTATCTTGGAAAAAAGGTATTGAACTAGCAAAAACAGAGTATATATGGATTGCCGAAACCGATGATTATTCTGACATTAATTTTTTAAGCAATTCAATAAAAGTTTTAAATGAGAACAAAGAGTGTGCATTAACTTTTTGTACAAGTGTTTATGTTGATATCAATAAAAAAACTTTATATGACTCTACAGCAAGAACTAAGAACTTATACGTTGATAATGATGATTGTAAAGTTTTTAATAGTTTGATTTTAGAAAATGTATTGCCATTTAATACATATATAACTAATGGAAGTAGTGTCGTATTTAAAAAGCCAAAAAACAAAATTCCAAATGAAATCTTTATAAATAAACAATCTTCGGATATTTTTTTATGGACCTATTTGGTTAAAAATAAATCATTTGCGTTTATAAATAAAAAATTAAATTATTTTAGAAGGCATGAAGATTCAACAACATCAAAAATTTCTGAATTAGATAAAGAATCCGTTTATTATGAAAAAGCAAATTATTTAAATTATTTTTCTTGTCAAGAAAAATATATAGAATTTATAAATCACTATATCAAACATATTGTTAATGCCAACAAGATGAAAATATTTGATATAAGTGCAATTTTAAAAATTGAAAAAATAAAATTTTTAAGATTAAAATATTTACAGTTACTATTTAAATTTTACTTAAATAAAATATTTAGATGA
- a CDS encoding glycosyltransferase family 2 protein translates to MKFIEKYPKISVITPNYNQGDFIEKTIQSVLDQKYPNLEYIIIDGGSTDNSIEIIKKYQDKLSYWTSKKDSGMYDALNIGFAKSTGDIMCWINSDDILWKKSLETIALIFTSNSQVKWLQGYPSVIDEQENLKYQRKHVFSKMYFYLLKHETSFAFIQQESTVWSRDLWEKAGGYLNLDYKLASDFDLWMRFFKYENLYCTNKQLAAFRTRIDQMSSDKNTYLIEVKKSIKENYKNLNLINKIIIKSIIFFKTNVKNKFIKRIINKVSTLLIGKPKMV, encoded by the coding sequence TTGAAATTTATAGAAAAATATCCTAAAATATCAGTTATTACACCTAATTACAATCAAGGTGATTTTATTGAAAAAACTATTCAATCAGTTTTAGATCAAAAGTACCCTAACCTAGAATACATAATAATTGATGGTGGGAGTACTGATAACTCTATTGAAATAATTAAAAAATATCAAGATAAATTATCTTATTGGACTAGTAAAAAAGATTCAGGTATGTATGATGCATTAAATATTGGTTTTGCTAAATCAACAGGTGATATTATGTGTTGGATAAATTCTGATGATATCCTTTGGAAAAAATCTTTAGAAACAATAGCATTGATTTTCACATCTAATTCACAAGTTAAATGGCTACAAGGTTATCCGTCAGTAATTGATGAGCAAGAAAACCTGAAATATCAAAGAAAACATGTTTTTTCAAAAATGTATTTTTACTTATTAAAACATGAAACTAGTTTTGCGTTCATACAACAAGAATCTACTGTTTGGTCAAGAGATTTGTGGGAAAAGGCAGGAGGTTATTTAAACTTAGATTATAAATTAGCCTCAGATTTTGACTTATGGATGCGATTTTTTAAGTACGAAAATTTATATTGTACAAATAAACAATTAGCAGCATTTAGAACCCGTATTGATCAAATGTCTAGCGATAAAAACACCTATTTGATAGAGGTGAAAAAATCAATAAAAGAAAATTATAAGAACTTAAATTTAATTAATAAAATTATAATTAAAAGCATTATTTTTTTTAAAACCAATGTTAAAAATAAATTTATTAAAAGAATAATTAATAAAGTTAGTACATTGTTAATTGGAAAACCAAAAATGGTTTAA
- a CDS encoding glycosyltransferase family 2 protein has product MNLPLVSVIIPTYNRPYYLKETIESVVNQTYDNIEIIVIDDGSKNNYAEKICNEFKICRYFFKQNGGVSSSRNLGVLKSKGEFIAFLDDDDLWKSKKLSKQIAILNSQPKIDLVHSSAEIINENGQLTGKVIGASQNKIHLRSGYVFWNALGTWLVKSPTPLIRKSVFKKDMMFDESIYAGEDTDFYQRLFYRHKINYINEPLAYYRQYENPSRLSTQKEKYIGVEKKMYKNFLKMGIKNPIILNRIASRLLKTAHKRKISLKGNSKLKLSIFDIYFRPIKKLQEY; this is encoded by the coding sequence ATGAACCTTCCTTTAGTTAGCGTAATTATACCAACATATAATAGGCCGTATTATTTAAAAGAAACGATTGAAAGTGTAGTTAATCAAACTTATGATAATATAGAAATAATAGTAATAGATGACGGTTCTAAAAATAATTATGCTGAAAAAATTTGTAATGAGTTTAAAATTTGTAGATATTTTTTTAAACAAAATGGAGGTGTTTCTTCTTCTCGAAATCTAGGAGTTTTAAAATCTAAAGGAGAATTCATTGCTTTTTTAGATGATGATGATTTATGGAAATCTAAAAAATTAAGTAAGCAAATTGCAATTTTGAATTCACAACCAAAAATTGATTTAGTACACTCTTCAGCCGAAATTATTAATGAAAATGGGCAACTAACTGGAAAAGTAATTGGAGCTTCTCAAAATAAAATACATTTACGATCAGGATATGTTTTTTGGAATGCGTTAGGTACTTGGCTTGTTAAATCACCAACACCATTAATCAGAAAATCAGTATTTAAAAAAGACATGATGTTTGATGAGTCAATTTATGCAGGTGAAGATACAGATTTTTATCAACGGTTATTTTATCGTCATAAAATTAACTACATAAATGAACCATTAGCATATTATAGACAATATGAAAATCCATCAAGATTATCAACTCAAAAAGAGAAATATATTGGTGTTGAAAAAAAAATGTATAAAAATTTTTTAAAAATGGGTATTAAAAACCCAATAATATTGAATAGAATTGCATCTAGATTATTAAAAACAGCTCATAAGAGAAAGATAAGTTTAAAGGGTAATAGTAAGTTGAAGTTAAGTATTTTTGATATTTACTTTAGACCAATTAAGAAATTACAAGAATATTAA